The following are encoded in a window of Impatiens glandulifera chromosome 5, dImpGla2.1, whole genome shotgun sequence genomic DNA:
- the LOC124938941 gene encoding uncharacterized protein LOC124938941, translated as MGEITCETLPVDVCAFSVASSGKRCLLENFKNGDGQMEFQCSSSEVVVPMMAEHIETQSCIAACGVDRKTVGISSDALLEPQFTSMLCSKDCFYNCPNIVDLYFNLAAGEGVFLPDLCEKQRTNPHRAMLELSSSSAGQVAIESAPGPASASAFGLDVATAPAFAPTHHF; from the exons ATGG GTGAGATAACATGCGAGACTTTGCCAGTAGATGTGTGCGCATTCTCAGTAGCATCATCGGGGAAGAGATGTTTGTTGGAGAATTTCAAGAACGGAGACGGTCAAATGGAATTCCAGTGCAGCTCGTCGGAGGTGGTGGTTCCGATGATGGCCGAGCATATTGAGACCCAATCTTGCATCGCAGCCTGTGGAGTTGACCGGAAAACCGTTGGAATATCATCCGATGCTTTGTTGGAGCCACAGTTTACTTCTATGCTCTGTTCCAAGGACTGTTTTTATAATTGTCCCAACATTGTTGATCTTTACTTTAACTTGGCAGCCGGGGAAg GAGTGTTTCTACCTGATTTGTGTGAGAAACAGAGGACAAACCCTCACAGGGCAATGCTGGAGCTATCGAGCTCAAGCGCAGGCCAAGTCGCGATTGAATCTGCTCCTGGCCCGGCTTCTGCCTCTGCCTTCGGTCTCGATGTTGCAACTGCCCCGGCTTTTGCCCCTACCCATCATTTctag
- the LOC124938942 gene encoding uncharacterized protein LOC124938942, translating into MGEIICETLPVDVCAFSVASSGKRCLLENFKNGDGQMEFQCSSSEVVVPMMAEHIETQSCIAACGVDRKTVGISSDALLEPQFTSMLCSKDCFYNCPNIVDLYFNLAAGEGVFLPDLCEKQRTNPHRAMLELSSSSAGQVAIESAPGPASASAFGLDVATAPAFAPAHHF; encoded by the exons ATGG GTGAGATAATATGCGAGACTTTGCCGGTAGATGTGTGCGCATTTTCAGTAGCATCATCGGGGAAAAGATGTTTGTTGGAGAATTTCAAGAACGGTGACGGTCAAATGGAATTTCAGTGTAGTTCGTCGGAGGTGGTGGTTCCGATGATGGCCGAGCATATTGAGACCCAATCTTGCATCGCAGCCTGTGGAGTTGACCGAAAAACCGTCGGAATATCATCCGACGCTTTGTTGGAGCCACAATTTACTTCTATGCTCTGTTCCAAGGACTGTTTTTATAATTGTCCCAACATTGTTGATCTTTACTTTAACTTGGCAGCCGGGGAAg GAGTGTTTCTACCGGATTTGTGTGAGAAACAGAGGACAAACCCTCACAGGGCAATGCTGGAGCTATCGAGCTCGAGCGCAGGCCAAGTCGCGATTGAATCCGCTCCTGGCCCGGCCTCTGCCTCTGCCTTCGGTCTCGATGTTGCAACTGCCCCGGCTTTTGCCCCTGCCCATCATTTctag